Proteins from a genomic interval of Arthrobacter sp. CAN_C5:
- a CDS encoding DAK2 domain-containing protein, translated as MTTTIDGTTARDWINEFTRIFANAQQRLTELDRLAGDGDFGTNIASALRRVSDVLPSTADATYRTVFSAASEGFLRTGGTSGPLFGMWFRSIARAGHNSAVLPELAGGVAGGLGAIQSLGGAKVGDNTMIDALAPASEALSEAAALNLSVPAALENAARASRTGALSTGDLIARRGRASYVGELARGVLDPGAVTIALFFEAGATAAGSPQQWQDLGVNTVKR; from the coding sequence AACGCCCAGCAGCGGCTCACCGAGCTGGACCGCCTTGCTGGAGACGGTGACTTCGGCACCAATATCGCCTCCGCGCTCCGCCGTGTCAGCGACGTCCTCCCGTCCACCGCTGATGCTACCTACCGCACCGTGTTCAGCGCCGCATCTGAGGGATTTCTGCGAACCGGCGGAACTAGCGGCCCCCTGTTCGGGATGTGGTTCCGTAGCATCGCGCGTGCCGGCCACAACTCCGCGGTCTTGCCTGAGCTTGCTGGGGGTGTGGCCGGTGGGCTCGGCGCAATCCAGAGCCTCGGTGGAGCCAAAGTCGGCGACAACACCATGATCGATGCCCTTGCGCCAGCATCGGAAGCCCTTAGTGAGGCGGCTGCCCTGAACCTGTCTGTCCCCGCAGCACTTGAGAACGCGGCCCGCGCCAGCCGTACAGGTGCGCTCAGCACTGGGGATCTGATTGCCCGCCGCGGACGAGCAAGTTACGTCGGCGAACTCGCCCGGGGAGTGCTCGATCCGGGCGCCGTCACCATTGCGCTTTTTTTTGAGGCAGGAGCAACTGCGGCTGGATCTCCCCAGCAGTGGCAGGATCTCGGCGTGAACACCGTTAAGCGTTGA
- a CDS encoding TetR/AcrR family transcriptional regulator C-terminal domain-containing protein, which produces MSQKVPDVDRRIRLSRDRVLEAAIALADEGGIERLTMRRLGEELGVEAMSLYNHVANKEDLLNGMIDALFAEIVLPPHDEPWKAALRKRSVSVREVLLSHPWANGLMDSGSSPGPATLRHHDRVLGTFRNGGFSLTMTAHAVSALDSYVYGFAKQEKALPFDTGEQAAAMAQMLLAQLSAADYPYLFELMSKHVLQPGYSYSKEFVFGLDLVLNALEKARNEDAAPLGDPDRLPGGD; this is translated from the coding sequence ATGTCCCAGAAGGTGCCCGATGTGGACCGCCGGATCAGGCTGAGCCGGGACCGGGTGCTCGAGGCGGCCATTGCATTGGCTGACGAGGGTGGTATCGAACGGCTCACGATGCGCCGGCTCGGGGAAGAGCTGGGTGTGGAGGCCATGTCCCTCTACAACCACGTCGCCAATAAAGAGGACTTGCTCAACGGTATGATTGACGCGCTTTTCGCGGAAATTGTGCTTCCCCCGCATGACGAGCCGTGGAAGGCCGCCCTACGGAAGCGGTCTGTTTCGGTTCGTGAGGTGCTTCTCAGCCACCCATGGGCGAACGGGCTGATGGATTCGGGATCTAGTCCCGGTCCGGCGACTCTGCGGCACCACGACCGGGTCTTGGGTACTTTCCGGAACGGCGGGTTTTCTTTGACCATGACGGCCCATGCGGTCTCCGCGCTGGATAGTTATGTCTACGGATTCGCCAAGCAGGAAAAAGCTTTGCCGTTCGATACCGGGGAACAGGCCGCGGCGATGGCGCAGATGCTGCTCGCCCAACTATCCGCCGCCGATTACCCGTACCTTTTCGAACTGATGTCCAAGCACGTGCTTCAGCCCGGTTACAGCTACTCGAAGGAGTTCGTTTTTGGCCTCGACCTGGTCCTGAACGCACTGGAGAAAGCACGCAACGAGGATGCGGCCCCCCTCGGGGATCCGGACAGGCTCCCCGGAGGAGACTGA